A region from the Methanofollis liminatans DSM 4140 genome encodes:
- a CDS encoding SDH family Clp fold serine proteinase yields MGYAERVELYKQIEEVRKRPLITYVTSSRSDGGGGRMGSDAIPMFCEQIQRLPTTAHGVDILIVSEGGDPIVSWRIISMLRERFDKIGVLLPYQAYSAATLLALGADEIIMHPFSNLGPVDPQLHVEKNNEGKREGLDFAAEDLSHFIDFVQSDVGITDQAQKERAFELLCKEVGTVPIGAAKRSSNLALSLGEKLLSLHMDDQNKVRAISEALNKSFYHHGYPVGRAEAKKIGLPIIEAPDDLETLIWKVWKDLEGEMRCNEPFNPFEVAMADPVLSQQIGPVPQIQVPANLPPDLLKQVYQQFLQNVHVVPVQPVYYEFFNATVESTRIRSDYRSRIMINAIRNPDLNININVTPMSQGWKIIQ; encoded by the coding sequence TTCCCGTAGCGATGGTGGTGGAGGGCGCATGGGATCTGATGCGATACCAATGTTTTGCGAGCAGATCCAACGACTTCCCACGACCGCGCACGGGGTCGATATCCTCATCGTCAGCGAGGGAGGCGATCCGATTGTCTCATGGCGCATAATCAGTATGCTTAGAGAACGATTCGACAAAATCGGGGTTCTCCTCCCATACCAGGCCTACAGTGCTGCAACGCTCCTCGCCCTCGGTGCAGACGAGATTATCATGCACCCTTTCTCGAACCTTGGCCCTGTGGATCCACAACTCCATGTGGAAAAGAACAATGAAGGAAAACGGGAAGGCCTGGACTTTGCAGCCGAAGACCTCTCGCATTTCATTGACTTTGTCCAGTCCGATGTTGGGATTACAGACCAGGCACAGAAAGAACGCGCCTTTGAACTCCTCTGCAAAGAGGTTGGTACAGTTCCGATCGGAGCTGCAAAGCGAAGTTCAAACCTTGCCCTATCCCTCGGAGAAAAACTTCTCAGCCTCCACATGGACGACCAGAACAAAGTGCGGGCGATCTCAGAAGCCCTCAATAAATCCTTTTACCATCACGGCTACCCGGTTGGACGAGCAGAGGCGAAGAAGATTGGGCTTCCTATCATAGAAGCTCCTGATGACCTTGAAACCCTCATCTGGAAAGTCTGGAAAGATCTCGAAGGAGAGATGAGATGTAATGAGCCTTTCAATCCCTTTGAGGTTGCTATGGCCGACCCCGTTCTATCCCAGCAGATTGGGCCGGTACCCCAGATACAGGTGCCAGCCAATCTCCCCCCTGATCTTCTCAAGCAGGTCTACCAACAATTTTTACAGAACGTCCATGTTGTGCCTGTACAACCTGTTTATTATGAGTTTTTTAACGCAACGGTCGAGAGCACTAGAATTCGAAGCGACTATCGATCAAGAATTATGATCAACGCGATCAGGAATCCAGATCTGAACATTAATATCAACGTAACACCTATGTCTCAGGGCTGGAAGATAATCCAGTAA